GCTATGCCTCAATGCGTTAGCCTCGATCAACGATGCCTGCGATGGCGGGCGGCGGCCGCCTTCGCCGCCGCATCACGTGCCGCCTTATCTGCCGCTGCCTGCGCTTTCTGATCCTTGGCCTGCAGGTCACTTTCCGCCTTTGCGACGGCGGCGGACACGTTTTTCAGCTTGGTAATGATCGTATCTAGCCCGACCTTATAAGCGCCGGCGATCTCCGCCCAACTCAAGCTGCTGTGACTGGCCTCGACTTGGTCAAACTTTTTGCTGGCCCCGGTGGCAATGGCATTGGCCACCAGCAAATCACCGTAATTCATTCCGGTTTTTTGTATCTGGTTGGCAAGTTCTTGCGTGGAGACGCCGCTCTCGTGCGCAACACTGTTTAGAAAATCCTGTTTAAGTTCCTGGCGGCTAGATACTTGGCCCATAAGACCGTTGACTGTGGTGGTCTCTTTGGCCAGCTCCAAGCGGAGTTTCGTGTCGTCCGTTCCACTTGCGTGGGTGGTTTTTGCGTGGGTGGCGGGCTTGGCCGCCGCCATTCCCGACAGCACGAATGTCATGACGCCAAACACAACGCACCAGCTTGAAGCACGGATAAAGTTAGCATTCACTTGATTGTAACGTGTTAGTTCTACACGAACTGAGAGATTAGACGCGAATCCTCGTGGTAAAGTTACAGGCTTGCGTGATCGCGTTAAGAACGAGCCAGGGAGGTGTTTCAGCTTCTCAGCCCTCGTCGCTCAATGGGACACGGCTAGCCTCCAGAACTGCTTCGCTAAAGACCACTTGAAAAAATCGTTTTTCCTATTTGGAAAGGCCAGAGATGGCCTTTGCTTTCGCCATGCATGACACGTATTTGTGGCTGACTTTATAGACTGGCTGGCCACCGTTTTCCAGCGTCAACTGCTCCAGAAAACGGGCTTCCAAACCGGGTCGGGCGATGGGATCCAGGGCATCATAATAAGCGGTGCCGGCTCCTGATTTCAAAAGGTGTTCCAGCACTTGGTTCGCCGTTGGGTATTGAAAAGTAATCTCCCCTTCGACCACGTACTCCGGTTCTAATCCTTGCGCCCGCAATCGCTGGGACAAGTCTTCCTTGCTCCAGGGAAAATCGAAGAAGACCTGTTTTTGCAGGACCGCCGGATTTTCGGCCACCAGTTCCGCAAAAATCTCCAACGGACGGCGTGGGGTGTTTTGCTGGTGAACCACCAACACCAGCAGGCCACCCGTTCGCAAGGCCCGGACGGCGTTCGCAAAAAAAGCCTCCAACGGAATGTACCCCAGAACCCAGCTCGTAAAAATCAAGTCCAGTGAGTGACGGTTCGACAGGGCTTCGAGGGCATCGCCATGCAGAAAAGTCACGTTACCAACGGTGCCCAGTCGGCGTCGTGCTTCGGTCAACATGCCTTGCGAAATGTCTGCCGCCGTCACCCGCCCGGACGGCCCGACCAGCGCGGCCAGTTTTTGCGTGGCGTAACCGGTGCCGCAACCAGCCTCGAAAATGTCCCATCCAGAGGCCAATGGCAGCCTGGCCAGCAAGGCATCCACCGGCCCGGCGGCTTCCGTAACCCAAAAATTATCGTAGTCCCCGTGAATTTGATTATAGGCCGTTTCCAACTCCGCTTGTCCCGCTTTGTCCCGGGCTGCCTCACGAATCTGGAAAAACTCCGGCACCGGATGTTCCTGCGATAGAAAGCGGGTGCAGAGATCATCCGCCTCTTCCGGAGTGGCGGGAATGCGGTGGGCGCGCCGATGCACTTGTGGTGTGAGGGTGCGTCCCGCGCAACGGGTGCGCGGCTTCTGAAAATGACGCCCCATGCGGTCCAGAATTTCATTCAGCGGTGTGTTGCAGAGGTTGCCGAAAGACATCGGCACCAGGTTGCAGGGGCAAACTTCTCCGCTGCCATCAATGTATAAATGCGTCAATCCGGCGCCACACCCAAACACCTCTGCTGATTCCAAATACGTCAATGAGGAAAGAATTGGCAGATCGTCCCGTTCTGCTACCATTTTTTGCCAGCCTAAAAGACAAGTCCGCTCGGCCTCCGTCAACAGCACCTGGCCCTGTCCGGTCAATGCGCCGGTGGGGCATGGTTCCAGCAGATGCACTTCCTGCGCACCCGCCGCCTGGATAAATTTTAAAAAGGCGACAATGTCTTTTTGGATGAATTCATGGGTGGCCACCGTGACGACATAGGGGTACAAACCCGCTTCTCCGGCGGTTCGGAGGGCCTGGAGCGCGGTTTGAAAAGCTCCGGGTCGCCCGCGCATCCGGTCATGTTCGGCTTCCACCGAACTGTCGAGACTGATGCCACAGGCAAACACGCCACTGGCTTTCAAACGCCGGGCACGCTCCAAGGTCAAGCCCTCGCCCGTGGTGCCCAGAATCACGCAGGTCTGCTCGCCAAACAAGGAGGCCACCTGTTCCAGATCAGAACGCAACAGGGGTTCACCGCCGGTCAGCGTCACCATGACTACGCCCAGGGATTGCAATTGGGCCGCGACCTTCTGTGTATCCGGCCAGGAAATATCCTGCTGGCTGCGACCGGCGTTGTAACAGTGCCAACAGTTAAAACCGCACCGGTTGGTCACCGCCCACGTCACCGAGAAAAGTCGGCGCCCGGCACCCGATTCACCCATTGCCTGGAACTGACTGGCAAAGGCGGAAAAAGCGCCGCTCGGATAAGGAGGCAAATGGGAATTGACCACCTGTTGTTCGCCAAACTTCACGACCTTTTCCTGCGCCAGGTAACGCTGGAAAAACTCGGCCATCCGGGGATGGAGCTTCACAAACGGCGGCCGACCTGCCAGCTTGGCAAAAAATTGATCGCCACGCATAATGGCTCTGCGCAATCAGTGGCCAATGTAAACCACTGTTATTTTAGAGCTTTTTTGCTGAGAAAGGCACCGAGTTCTTTGCCGGTTTTGGCGTACCCTTCCTGAAGACGGTACCCCACATCAAAATCATAGCCCATGGCATCTCGGCCCGGAGCCTTGAGGATTTCGACGACGGCAAGCTCTTTCGAGTGGTCTTTGGTTTCCACGAATTGCGCTTCGGTGCTGATCCATGCGGGGGCACGCATCACCCCTACGTTCCAGCCGGGCTCCATGCCGGTGGTTTTTAGCACCAGCGTGTACTTGGCATCGGGATTTTTCCCCACTTTAAGCGCGAATTTCCGGTCGGTAATTTGCTTGTTGATCAATTCCTCGAATTTGGGTTCAAACCGTTTGGACCGATCGCCTTTCCAGGCTTCGAGCCACTTGTCGCCTTTGCCGGCTTCCTTGGCGTTGTATTCGGCGACTTTTTTGTCGGTGTAGGCTTGCTCGGTGCCTTTGCCCACCGTGAGGTTGTCATACGTGTATTCGACGTTAAGTGCGGTCTCGCCTTTGAGGAATTCCAGCGAACCTGATTTGACGGTGATCTTTTGCGCTTGCAGACACGAAACAGAAAAAAGGAGCACGCCTGCGAGGACCAACTGTGTTTTAAGATTTCTCATGATTTTTAGTTTTTTCGATTTTGCTCAACGAGTGTAAGCGTAGCTCATGAGAACCAATTTTCAAGCACAAATTCAAATCCCGCAAGCTGCCACAGGGCTGCCTCAAGCCCGGTAAAGCCGCTCATCCCCGGCCGCTCATAATCGGTCTTCAAAAATCCAATGCGACTTGTCACAGCGTCCGGCAATGGCGTCCATGGTCTCGGAGATTAGCTCGTAAAGGTTCACGTCTGCGTGGCGCAGGTTTTTGCGCAGTTCACCGCGGTACAGTTCGTAAACCTCGGCCTGAGGCACGCCCTGACTCTTCAGTGTACGTGCCAGATCGGTCAGGGATTGGCGTTTGTCCCGGGCCGAAAGCGCGGTTTTGAGTTGGGATTCAAATGCTTCAGGAGTCATAAAATAAATTTATCCCTGATATAAGCACGATGACCCTAACGATGCAAGCCAAATGCCATTAAATTTCCTTCCACACGCCTGGCACAGGCGCTGGGTAGCGCCCTTGCGCGTCCGCTTTCACGGGCGGCGGGCTGTCCAGGGTGAGGCTGTCCAGGTGGTCGCAGAATTGGAAATTGGAGGCCATCATTTCCTCCCAGGTCACAATCCGCCCCATGTGGACTGCCGCCCGGCCCATCAAACAGGCCAGGTTGGTGTAGCAGGCGCGCTGGGTTTCGTTGTGTTCCTTGTTGTTGCGGATGGCGTCCAGCAGCACGTGCCATTCCGCCTGGTAGGGGGTCATGGGCTCTTTGTCGGCGCGCCACACAATGTTGGCATTCTCCATGCGCTGGTTCTTGTAAATCTGGACCGTGGGCGCGTGGATGTTGCCGGAAAATTGGGCGCCGCATTTTGAGCCATGCACAAAGGTGGAGAAATCCGTGTGACACTTGGGGATGCCGCGCTGGCTGACCATCGCCTTGGAGCCGTCGGCGAAGGTGTATTCAATCGAGTAGGTGTCGAAATTCTGCGCGCAATCGGTGCTGTCCGGCGCGCGGCCACCCAGACCGTGGGCCGAGACCGGCCAGGCGTCCTTGATCCAGCAACATTCATCAATCTGGTGGACCAGGTAATCAATCAATCGCCCGGTCGAAACCCAGAAGAAAGAATACGGGTGACGAATCTGCCAGATCAATTCGTTGTCCCCGGCTTGGGCTGGACCCGTGCGCCCGCCGCCATCCAGGCGGTACGCGCGCGTCAACTGGATTTCCCCCAGTTCACCATCGCGGATTTTCTGGATCAGCGCCTGGCGCGCCGAAGAGTGCCGGCACATGAGCCCACAGCCGATCTTGAGGTTTTTCTGTTTGGCAGCTTCGCCGGCCCGTAACATGCGGTGCGTACCACCGGGATCGGGGGCGAACGACTTTTCCATGAATACGTTCACCCCTTTCTGGATGGCATACTCCAAATGGATGGGCCGGAACGCGGCGTGGGTGGTCAGCAGCGCCACGTCACCCGGGCGCAGACAATCAATGGCTTTTTTATAGGCGTCGAATCCCAGGAAACACTGTTCGGCGGGCACTTCCACTTGCTCCGGAAATTTTTTAGTCAACGTTCCCAGCGAACCGGCCAGCTTCTCTTTGACCAAATCCGCCATGGCCACCAGTTTGAGCGGCCCCTGTCCGACGTTCATCGCATCGGCCACGGCTCCCGTCCCGCGCCCGCCGCAACCGATCAAGGCCAATCGGAGGAGGCTTTCTCCCGCGGCATGCACATGGGGCAACGCCACTCCGGCCAGGGCGGAACCGGCGGCGACTTTGCCGCTGCGCGCGATGAATTCCCGGCGGGTGATGTCAGGGATGTCTAGTTGTAGGCGATTCGTTTCTGGTTTCATAGTATTGTTCTGTGGCGCAAAGTGTCGCCAATCCCGCCGCCGGTGTCAACTCTGGCACCAATGAAAGTCAAGGAATCCGCCACGCTCAGTTCGTTTGGGTATGCCTGAGCGGCACCCAATACTGGGCCCGGCCAGCCGTGGCGAGCGTGTAATGCTTGCGAATGTTGGCGAGGATTTCCTCATAAGGCCCGGGCGTGCTTTCCACCAAACCATTCGGGGGAAAAATAATGAGCTCAAACTGCTGCGTTTGAATCGCTGCAATCATCGGGCCAGGGGCCAGCGCGCCATGCTGCCAAAGCAGGCGGTACAACAAGGAATCATTCACGCAAACCAATCCCGGTAGTTCCAGCCCAAGCCGGACCGCGTACAGATTGAGAATGATCGGCGCCGGCTTCCCTTTGACCAGGGCGGCGACCTCCTTCCGCATGTCCTCATGAAAAGCGGTTAGAAATTCGGTGTGGCTTGGCGTGGTGAAGGCGTACGCCGGCGGTTTGGCACTCCACATTTCACCGGCAGTGCCCAAGGCGAGGAGGAGCGTGGCATATTTGAAACCGCGCTCCCGCAGGATGTCCCCCGCAAGCTGGTCCGCTGAGGCCACGAGCCAAAGCAAGCCGGCTAACACCGGCTCAATGAAATAGTTCGTGGAAGCTCCCGCTTTGCCCACAAAGCCCAGCAGGGCCAGTGAGGATAAAAGAAAATAGAGCAGCCAGGGATTGGCCAGGGTGCGGGAACCGTGCTTCCAAAGGAGCACCCCCAGCCAAATCACCCAACCGATCAGCAAGCAGACGAATACCGGCTGCTTGAGCATCAGCATCCAATTGGTGGCAAAAGTGTCCCACTCCAGTGGATTACGCGCGGCCTTGAACACGCAAAACCAGAAGCCGGAGCCCCACCAAATTTGCGCCAAGACCCCGCCGATCAGTGTCAGTGCGGCCAGCGCCGCGAGGTAAAGCAAGCCCTGTCGGTGGCTGGTCATCCAGAAATAAACCAGGCACGCCGCCGCTGCCGCCAGGTACGACTGCTTGCACGCCGCTGCCAGCATCGCGCAAAGACTGGCGGTACACACGGCCAGGGCGGGGCGGGGGATCTTGGTCGCACACACCAGGGCGGCGACCGAGAAAAACAGGGCTGCGCTGTCGTTTTTCAAAAACACGGTGTTGCTCATCACGGGATGCATCAAAAAGAAAACTCCGAAAGCCAGGAGTGGGAACAAGCGGTTTTGCCGGCGACTCGCCACAAACAGAAATGCCGCCGCCAGGATCATGAAGCTCATGCTTAAAACCCGGCCGGAATAAAACCGGTTCGGGCCGTCGAACGGCAGCCAGGACACCAGGTAATGGTAGAGCGGCGTATATAAGGTAATCCAAAATGGCGGGGCATTATAGAGCGCGGCGTCATAAATATTTTTCCCCTCGGTAATGGTCTGGATGGTCATCCGGTTTGGGCTCTCGTACACCAAGTCGAACGGCGAAGCCAAATGCCACTGGGCAACCAGATACACGCGCACCAAGGCCGCTACCACGATGCCCAGGATGAGCAACCGAAAAAGAAAGCCGGGCCAACCATTGCGCGTCGTTCCGCTTGACGCCGCGCTGCCCACCGAGTCCTGATTTTCAGTCGTCTGCACAACCGTGACCGTAGGTGGCCGGCGGTTGGGCGGCAAGTGTAAACGATTGCCGGGTCTTTGTCTTGAGTCCTGGTTCTGTGTTCCACCCATAGCCCGCCAGTTCCAGCAGCGCTGCCAAGAGGACAGTGGGCAGCTCGAAGTAAAACAAGGTTTGGCCTCGTCGTCAACCGACCTGAAACAAGGCGATGCCAGTCAGCAGGTGATTTAGCCCGTCAGAAATGTGCGTTTGACACGTCCAGGCCGATATCTTCTGCCTGCTGATTTCAAGTTTCTACATCCTTGGTTTTCATATTTCTGTAAAACCGGCTTCATTCCGCCTTCCGAAATCGAGGGTTCCGCAGTCTGCATTTGAATTATTCTCCTCTGAGAGGTAACCACCCTCAACCAGTCCCTGCTACCATGACGCCATGAATGACATGAACATAAATCCGAAAACCGAATTTCGAAATCCGAAATGGTGGTCCTCATTCGCGTTGATTCGCGCGATTCACGGGCGGCGGTCTTCGGATTCGCCAGCTCCTGAATCCCAGCTTCTACTTTCTAACGGTGATTTTTCTGCCCGAAAATTTAGCTGCAAAAGTTGGCTTCCGTCTTCGAATTTGGCATCTTCTGGTCATAATTTTTTTGCCATGTTCGGCTTCCGATTTTTCTGCCGGTTCATTTTTCTGCAAACGTTTCCGGTTCTCGGGTTTCGGATTTGCGCGCTTGTGTCAAAAAATCGTTTTCACACAATTTTGACACAAAATGTGTGATAAAATCATTTTCATCACAAAAACCACACAATTTCCAAAACTACCCCACTAACCCGCGACGTAGCCGTAGCCGTCAGTCGGAGCAAACGAGATAACCTACTGTCTTGCAATCATTTATGAACTCAGTGGCCAATTAAACAGCCCTAAAATAGCAGGTTGCAATAAGAAATCAGTTCAGGCATACGCACTTTCCGCATATTATCGTATGCCAACGTGCTTGACACTGGGCGGTTCATTGTTACCCTCGCCGCTTCCGCGGGAAAACCGGGGCTGGCCAAATGGGCTTTCCTGGACTAGTATAACCCGCCGATTTATTGATTATTAGAATTTATGAAGAGACAGTATCAACCGTCGAAAGTCCGTCGGAGACGCCAGCATGGGTTTCTGAATCGCAACTCCACCAAGAGCGGTCGCGCGACCCTCGCCAACCGCCGCCGGGTTGGCCGCAAACGGCTGACTCCCGTATAAACGCTATTGATATGGCCGATTCCCCCAGCCGGCTTACGCTGCCCCGCAGCCGGCGCCTGCGGACGGGCCGTGATTTTTCACGTCCACGAACCGATGGCAAACGGCTAGTGCTCGGTTGTTTGATTCTGAATTGGCTGCCGCTGGAATCCGGGGGGGTGAGCCGTTTGGGCGTCGTTACCTCAAAAAAAGTGGGGGGCGCGGTCATTCGTAATCGGTGTCGGCGCTTGATGCGCGAGGTATATCGGCTGCACCAGTTGGAACTGGCCCAGCCGATGGACTTGGTGATGGTGGCCCGCCCTTCCATGGCCAATAAAACGTTTGGACAAATCGAGCGTGACTTTCTCACCGCCATGCGCCAAAGCCGGCTGTGGGCGAGCCCGGCACAATGAATCCAGCCCAATACCTGTTATGCGCCGGCGTCCGCGTGTATCGCGCGGTGTTTTCGCCGTTGCTTAGCACGTTGGCCGGGCCGGGCGGCGGCTGCCGGTTTACGCCCACCTGTTCCGTCTATGCCATGGAAGCCATCCAAACGCACGGTGCGGCGCATGGCTTTTGGCTCACCGTCCGCCGACTGTGCCGTTGTCACCCGTGGGGCGGTTTTGGGCATGACCCTGTGCCGCCTGTAAAATTAACCTGATATTTTTTTAATGGACCGCAAAACAATTCTTGTTCTCGTTGTCACCTTTGTCATCTTGATGGCATGGTTCCCCTTGGTGAACAAACTGTATCCGCCGAAGCAGCTACCGCCGAGCACCAACCAGCTTTCCCGTGCCTTCAGTGGTACCAACCAGGTGATTGTCACCAACCAATCGCCCTCGCCCACCTATTTGCAATCCGCCCCCGCACTGCCGCCCACTTTTCAGATTGAAGCCAAGGAAACCACGGAAACGCTCGAAGTCGGCGGCATAAAGTACCTTTTTACCTCGCACGGTGGCGGTTTGAAATCCGTCGAGTTGCGGGACTATCCGGAAATCATCCTGCCCAAACGGCATCAAACCAATGGCATTCGAGGAGTGGTGCTCAACAGAGATGCCCCCTTGCCCGTCATGGCAGTCGTCGGGCATTCCGCGCTGGTGGAAGATGGTCTATTCAAGTTGAGTCGGCGGGGCCAAACCATCATCGCTCAAAAAGTGCTTACCAACGGGGTCGTCCTGATTAAGGAATTCAGCCCAAGTACCAACCTGTTGTTACAGGTGAAAATACGCATGGAAAACCGTTCCGGCCACCCGGTGATGCTGCCGTCGCAGCAATACATCGCTGGCACCGCCACCCTGATTAATGCCACCGATGACCCGCTCCAAATGGGGGTCTTTATCAATTCCTCCGGCAACACGGATCATATTGACGACTCCTGGTTTGCCAATCGTTTCATGGGTTGTTTCCCGGGCACGCCGCGCGAGCGGTACGAGGCGGCGGCCCCGGTGAGTTGGGCGGCGGTGCATAATCGCTTCTTCACCATCGTGACGGTGCCCAAACTGGCGGCCCCGCAATTCATCGCCACCCACGCTGATATCCCCACCAGCATCGTGGCCGGCGCCAAAGTGCCCGGCTTGCAGGCCGCGCTCATTTACCCCTCCGTGACCTTGGAAGCCGCCGGCACCAACAGCGTGCTGGAACGCGAGTTTACCCTCTACACCGGGCCGAAGGAATACAACACGCTCTCGAGTCTGGCCTCGGACATGAAAAACGATGTGGATCATGTCATGAAGTTCAACGGCTTTTTCGGCTGGTTCTCCAAAGGGCTGCTGCTGGCTATGAACTGGCTGCACGATTCGCTCAAGCTGGCTTACGGTCTGGCTATCATCGCCATCACCCTCATCATTAAGATCGCCTTCTGGCCATTGACCCAGGCCAGCACGCGCTCCATGAAACGCATGTCCACCATGCAGCCGCAAATGAAGGTCATCCAGGACAAATACAAGGATGACCCGCAGAAAATGAACAAAAAGATGATGGAGTTCATGAAGGAAAATAAAGTGAATCCCATGGGCGGCTGCCTGCCGATGCTCATCCAGATTCCCGTGTTCTTCGGATTTTATTACATGATCCAGAGCGCCATCGAGCTGCGCGGTGCTAGCTTCCTGTGGGCCTGGGATTTGTCCCAGGCGGACACCGTCGCGTTCGTGTTTGGTTTCCCGATCAATCCGATGCCGCTCATCATGGGCGTGACCATGTTTTGGCAGGCACAATTGACCCCGCCCTCCCCCGGCATGGACCCCACGCAGCAAAAGATGATGAAGTACATGCCGCTCATCTTCCTGTTCATCCTGTACAAAATGTCGGCTGGATTAACGCTTTACTGGACCATCCAAAACCTGCTAACCATAGCGCAGACAAAGCTGACGAAGACGGAACCACCGGTGACGGCGACGCCGCAACCGGTGCTGGTCAAGCGAAAGTAAGCGACCAATAACGGCGCTGAGACGCGGGTTAAACTGAATTTTGCTATGCCTGTACACGCGAAAGAAACATTGGAAACTTTGCTGAAACTCCTCGGGTTCGAGGTGACAGTCGAGGAACACTCACTCGAAGAAGGCTCGTTGCTGGACATCCGCACCGATGATCCAGGCCGCTTGATTGGTCGCCAGGGTAAAACCCTGGCTGACCTCCAATACGTCACCAACCGCCTGATTTTTCAACAGGATAAATCCGCCCCCAAGGTGACGGTGGATGTCGCCGGTTACCGGCTGCAAGCCCGGGATGTCCTGGTCAAGAAGGCCAAGGAAGCCCTCGAAAAAGTGCGGCGCTGGGGCGATGTGGTCGAATTGGAGCCCATGAACGCCTTTGACCGTCGCATTGTGCATAGCGTCATCAAGGATGATCCCACGGTGGAGACGCACAGCGTGGAAGTGGAAGGCACTGACCGCAAAGCCATCCTCCTGCGTCCAAAACGGTAGGCTCCGCTCCAGCGGTTCCGGTTTCGCACGCGACCCGCGCGATCGTTTGGTGAATTTGGTGTCATACTCACGCCCTCCGCGTTATGCCGAGGGCGTTTTTTTTACGGTTCCCCGCTGTTTTCGGTGGATTACTCAGCGGAATCCCGAATCCCGAATCCCGAATCCCGAAAGAAATCCGAAATC
The DNA window shown above is from Verrucomicrobiota bacterium and carries:
- a CDS encoding radical SAM protein gives rise to the protein MRGDQFFAKLAGRPPFVKLHPRMAEFFQRYLAQEKVVKFGEQQVVNSHLPPYPSGAFSAFASQFQAMGESGAGRRLFSVTWAVTNRCGFNCWHCYNAGRSQQDISWPDTQKVAAQLQSLGVVMVTLTGGEPLLRSDLEQVASLFGEQTCVILGTTGEGLTLERARRLKASGVFACGISLDSSVEAEHDRMRGRPGAFQTALQALRTAGEAGLYPYVVTVATHEFIQKDIVAFLKFIQAAGAQEVHLLEPCPTGALTGQGQVLLTEAERTCLLGWQKMVAERDDLPILSSLTYLESAEVFGCGAGLTHLYIDGSGEVCPCNLVPMSFGNLCNTPLNEILDRMGRHFQKPRTRCAGRTLTPQVHRRAHRIPATPEEADDLCTRFLSQEHPVPEFFQIREAARDKAGQAELETAYNQIHGDYDNFWVTEAAGPVDALLARLPLASGWDIFEAGCGTGYATQKLAALVGPSGRVTAADISQGMLTEARRRLGTVGNVTFLHGDALEALSNRHSLDLIFTSWVLGYIPLEAFFANAVRALRTGGLLVLVVHQQNTPRRPLEIFAELVAENPAVLQKQVFFDFPWSKEDLSQRLRAQGLEPEYVVEGEITFQYPTANQVLEHLLKSGAGTAYYDALDPIARPGLEARFLEQLTLENGGQPVYKVSHKYVSCMAKAKAISGLSK
- a CDS encoding gfo/Idh/MocA family oxidoreductase, whose protein sequence is MKPETNRLQLDIPDITRREFIARSGKVAAGSALAGVALPHVHAAGESLLRLALIGCGGRGTGAVADAMNVGQGPLKLVAMADLVKEKLAGSLGTLTKKFPEQVEVPAEQCFLGFDAYKKAIDCLRPGDVALLTTHAAFRPIHLEYAIQKGVNVFMEKSFAPDPGGTHRMLRAGEAAKQKNLKIGCGLMCRHSSARQALIQKIRDGELGEIQLTRAYRLDGGGRTGPAQAGDNELIWQIRHPYSFFWVSTGRLIDYLVHQIDECCWIKDAWPVSAHGLGGRAPDSTDCAQNFDTYSIEYTFADGSKAMVSQRGIPKCHTDFSTFVHGSKCGAQFSGNIHAPTVQIYKNQRMENANIVWRADKEPMTPYQAEWHVLLDAIRNNKEHNETQRACYTNLACLMGRAAVHMGRIVTWEEMMASNFQFCDHLDSLTLDSPPPVKADAQGRYPAPVPGVWKEI
- the rpmH gene encoding 50S ribosomal protein L34 yields the protein MKRQYQPSKVRRRRQHGFLNRNSTKSGRATLANRRRVGRKRLTPV
- the rnpA gene encoding ribonuclease P protein component, whose amino-acid sequence is MADSPSRLTLPRSRRLRTGRDFSRPRTDGKRLVLGCLILNWLPLESGGVSRLGVVTSKKVGGAVIRNRCRRLMREVYRLHQLELAQPMDLVMVARPSMANKTFGQIERDFLTAMRQSRLWASPAQ
- the yidD gene encoding membrane protein insertion efficiency factor YidD, translated to MNPAQYLLCAGVRVYRAVFSPLLSTLAGPGGGCRFTPTCSVYAMEAIQTHGAAHGFWLTVRRLCRCHPWGGFGHDPVPPVKLT
- the yidC gene encoding membrane protein insertase YidC, producing MDRKTILVLVVTFVILMAWFPLVNKLYPPKQLPPSTNQLSRAFSGTNQVIVTNQSPSPTYLQSAPALPPTFQIEAKETTETLEVGGIKYLFTSHGGGLKSVELRDYPEIILPKRHQTNGIRGVVLNRDAPLPVMAVVGHSALVEDGLFKLSRRGQTIIAQKVLTNGVVLIKEFSPSTNLLLQVKIRMENRSGHPVMLPSQQYIAGTATLINATDDPLQMGVFINSSGNTDHIDDSWFANRFMGCFPGTPRERYEAAAPVSWAAVHNRFFTIVTVPKLAAPQFIATHADIPTSIVAGAKVPGLQAALIYPSVTLEAAGTNSVLEREFTLYTGPKEYNTLSSLASDMKNDVDHVMKFNGFFGWFSKGLLLAMNWLHDSLKLAYGLAIIAITLIIKIAFWPLTQASTRSMKRMSTMQPQMKVIQDKYKDDPQKMNKKMMEFMKENKVNPMGGCLPMLIQIPVFFGFYYMIQSAIELRGASFLWAWDLSQADTVAFVFGFPINPMPLIMGVTMFWQAQLTPPSPGMDPTQQKMMKYMPLIFLFILYKMSAGLTLYWTIQNLLTIAQTKLTKTEPPVTATPQPVLVKRK
- a CDS encoding R3H domain-containing nucleic acid-binding protein, with the translated sequence MPVHAKETLETLLKLLGFEVTVEEHSLEEGSLLDIRTDDPGRLIGRQGKTLADLQYVTNRLIFQQDKSAPKVTVDVAGYRLQARDVLVKKAKEALEKVRRWGDVVELEPMNAFDRRIVHSVIKDDPTVETHSVEVEGTDRKAILLRPKR